The proteins below come from a single Gordonia pseudamarae genomic window:
- the panB gene encoding 3-methyl-2-oxobutanoate hydroxymethyltransferase, protein MSETSVYGATPTDSAKPRRAMRVHHLAQMKADGEKWSMLTAYDYSTARIFDEAGIPVLLVGDSAANVVYGYDTTIPVTLDEMIPLIRGVVRGAPHALVVADLTFGSYEAGPRQALESATRVFKETGAHAVKIEGGERVADQIATLTAAGIPVVAHIGFTPQSVNGLGGFRVQGRGDAGDQLIADAIAVQEAGAIAVVMEMVPADLAGQITRKLTIPTVGIGAGNETDAQVLVWQDMAGFTHGKTAKFVKRFADVGGDLRKAAEQYADEVRRGAFPGPEHSY, encoded by the coding sequence ATGTCCGAAACCTCGGTTTACGGTGCCACCCCCACCGATTCGGCCAAGCCCCGTCGCGCGATGCGCGTACACCACCTCGCGCAGATGAAGGCCGACGGCGAGAAGTGGTCGATGCTCACCGCCTACGACTATTCCACCGCCCGCATTTTCGATGAGGCAGGCATTCCGGTGTTGCTCGTCGGCGACTCGGCCGCCAACGTCGTCTACGGCTACGACACCACCATCCCCGTCACGCTCGACGAGATGATCCCACTGATCCGCGGCGTCGTACGCGGCGCCCCGCACGCCCTGGTCGTCGCCGACCTCACCTTCGGCAGCTATGAGGCGGGCCCGCGGCAGGCCCTCGAATCGGCCACGCGCGTCTTCAAGGAGACCGGCGCGCATGCGGTGAAGATCGAAGGCGGCGAACGCGTCGCCGATCAGATCGCCACGCTCACCGCCGCCGGAATTCCCGTCGTCGCACACATCGGGTTCACCCCGCAGTCCGTCAACGGCCTCGGCGGCTTCCGCGTCCAGGGCCGTGGCGACGCCGGTGATCAGCTCATCGCCGACGCCATCGCAGTCCAGGAGGCCGGCGCGATCGCCGTCGTCATGGAGATGGTTCCCGCCGACCTCGCCGGCCAGATCACCCGCAAACTCACCATCCCCACCGTCGGGATCGGCGCGGGCAACGAGACCGACGCCCAGGTCCTCGTCTGGCAGGACATGGCCGGTTTCACCCACGGCAAGACCGCCAAGTTCGTCAAACGCTTCGCCGATGTCGGCGGCGACCTGCGCAAGGCCGCCGAACAGTACGCCGACGAGGTCCGCCGGGGCGCCTTCCCCGGCCCCGAACACTCCTACTGA
- a CDS encoding TetR/AcrR family transcriptional regulator — protein sequence MPRPGDRRPLITDHAIAVLADGGARVLTHQAVDRHAGLAAGSTSYYFRTRQALVEAVVERIRHHSRAAFEDARSQAEEPVTVEGAAELIAGQLGHLADGRRDQALAVFALLGEVREHRELRQSLMRCLFSVELAAGLFRSLGSDSPQADAADLVDLLTGRLVGMLFGDGDLLPEQVRETVARFVRRCAGGYAGATT from the coding sequence ATGCCACGACCGGGGGACAGGCGCCCGCTCATCACCGACCATGCGATCGCGGTTCTGGCCGACGGTGGCGCGAGGGTGCTGACCCATCAGGCCGTCGACCGGCACGCCGGGCTGGCCGCGGGTTCGACGTCGTACTACTTCCGGACCCGGCAGGCGTTGGTCGAAGCCGTCGTCGAACGGATCCGGCATCACTCACGTGCGGCATTCGAGGATGCGCGGTCGCAGGCGGAGGAACCGGTCACGGTGGAGGGGGCGGCGGAGCTGATCGCCGGGCAGTTGGGGCATCTCGCCGACGGCCGGCGCGATCAGGCACTCGCGGTGTTCGCGCTGCTCGGCGAGGTGCGTGAACACCGGGAGCTGCGACAGTCGCTGATGCGCTGCCTGTTCTCGGTCGAATTGGCCGCCGGGCTGTTCCGGTCCTTGGGCAGTGATTCACCCCAGGCCGACGCCGCCGATCTCGTCGACCTGCTGACGGGACGGCTAGTAGGAATGCTGTTCGGCGACGGTGACCTCTTGCCCGAGCAGGTGCGGGAAACGGTTGCCAGGTTCGTGCGGCGGTGCGCCGGCGGCTATGCGGGTGCGACCACGTGA
- the zapE gene encoding cell division protein ZapE: MHRRRRFRGSPVTSLAARTAPRFRDALAHAGIGFDDAQRHAIDRLSGPTDCGYYLHGTTGRGKTALATLYFDAIPTQHKTRVHFHDFLAGVQSHIAHSGRSHSEAIRSVIGPTDAVFFDEFHVHDVADAIYLTEMLGNLCNGRTLVIATSNYSPADLMPNPLFHSRFAPAITIITGSMTVVDIAGGPDYRTLAGPPERGFGSGSWICGPPENTGTPATPVPLCAGGIKLMALRVTGRAAHLTFAELCERPVGSHQYLWLADSFESITITGVPDLASAERDPLMRLANLVDILHDRNIRLDVHSAGPPGRILDAPAPPPDVARTLSRLGSLRTPTPGAGRTRAAPGAGGGTT, from the coding sequence ATGCATCGACGCCGACGATTCCGCGGTTCTCCGGTCACATCATTGGCCGCCCGGACCGCACCTCGGTTCCGCGATGCCCTCGCCCACGCGGGCATCGGCTTCGACGACGCCCAGCGCCACGCCATTGACCGCCTCAGCGGGCCGACCGACTGCGGCTACTATCTGCACGGCACCACCGGTCGCGGCAAAACCGCGCTCGCCACCCTGTATTTCGACGCGATCCCGACGCAACACAAGACTCGCGTCCACTTCCACGATTTCCTGGCCGGGGTCCAGTCACATATCGCGCACTCGGGGCGATCGCATTCCGAGGCGATACGATCGGTCATCGGACCAACGGACGCCGTCTTCTTCGACGAGTTTCATGTCCATGATGTCGCCGACGCGATCTACCTGACCGAGATGCTCGGCAACCTGTGCAACGGCCGCACGCTGGTGATCGCGACCAGCAACTACTCCCCCGCCGATCTCATGCCGAACCCGTTGTTCCACAGTCGCTTCGCCCCGGCCATCACCATCATCACCGGGTCGATGACCGTGGTCGACATCGCCGGCGGACCCGACTATCGCACGCTCGCGGGACCTCCGGAACGTGGGTTCGGTTCCGGCTCCTGGATCTGCGGTCCGCCGGAGAACACCGGCACCCCGGCGACACCGGTACCGCTGTGCGCCGGCGGGATCAAGCTGATGGCGCTGCGAGTGACCGGCCGGGCAGCACACCTCACCTTCGCCGAACTCTGCGAACGTCCGGTGGGATCGCACCAATACCTCTGGCTCGCAGACTCTTTCGAGTCCATCACCATCACCGGGGTGCCCGACCTCGCCTCGGCCGAACGGGACCCGCTGATGCGGTTGGCCAACCTCGTCGACATCCTGCATGACCGCAACATCCGGCTCGACGTCCACTCTGCGGGACCACCCGGCCGCATTCTGGACGCCCCGGCCCCACCGCCCGACGTCGCACGAACGCTCAGCAGGCTCGGTTCGCTACGCACCCCGACCCCCGGCGCCGGACGAACCCGCGCCGCGCCGGGCGCGGGCGGCGGTACTACCTGA
- a CDS encoding cutinase family protein, producing MTKRLTVVLLCWVTVLSMGVIAGQGRADAARCPDVEVIFARGTAETAPPVGLTGLAFSTELRRLLPGRSVNVWGVPYKASARFSDRRYVAQTAIDGINMIQRRMERIASACPRTKIVLGGYSQGAVITTYATSSTPVRLPARYERELTGLPPVLPTSVAGHVAAVVLLGAPSDRWMRDIGTPPLRVGTAYRGKTYRYCIPGDTICNGTKVGQPNALHVLYGPGPVSVAAARYAAQRIR from the coding sequence GTGACCAAACGGCTGACTGTGGTGCTGTTGTGTTGGGTGACCGTGTTGTCGATGGGTGTGATCGCCGGTCAGGGACGCGCGGACGCGGCCCGCTGTCCCGACGTCGAGGTGATATTCGCCCGCGGAACCGCCGAGACGGCGCCGCCCGTCGGACTGACCGGGCTCGCGTTCAGTACTGAACTGCGCCGGCTGCTGCCGGGCAGGAGTGTGAACGTCTGGGGAGTGCCCTACAAGGCCAGCGCCCGGTTCAGTGACCGGCGGTACGTGGCGCAGACCGCGATCGACGGCATCAACATGATCCAGCGGCGGATGGAGCGGATCGCCTCGGCATGCCCCAGGACGAAGATCGTGCTCGGCGGCTACTCGCAGGGGGCGGTGATCACCACCTACGCGACGTCGTCGACACCGGTGCGGCTGCCCGCGAGGTACGAACGCGAGCTGACCGGACTGCCACCGGTGCTGCCCACATCCGTGGCCGGACACGTCGCGGCGGTGGTGCTGCTCGGTGCTCCGTCGGACCGGTGGATGCGTGACATCGGCACTCCGCCGCTGCGCGTCGGCACCGCGTACCGGGGCAAGACCTACCGGTACTGCATCCCCGGCGACACCATCTGCAACGGCACCAAGGTCGGTCAGCCCAACGCGCTGCACGTGCTGTACGGGCCGGGACCGGTGAGCGTGGCGGCCGCCCGTTACGCGGCGCAACGCATCAGGTAG
- a CDS encoding metal-dependent hydrolase, whose amino-acid sequence MTALEVRRIPFDFGDDLPFVWNPRNVAFSTFMNVVSVYAVAFEKMIVAAVREAIPLIDDEGAAQEAKDFLRQEAQHSACHRRHLKALVRHYPGLEQTFDAVIASFDEITETRSLEYRLAYIADLEATFTPFFKLLLDNEDVLFRPGDDRVSSLLLWHFVEEVEHRSSALVIYGAVVDSDWYRVRVLPSVLRHLLAAARIVADGMNEHVPFAERGMDAHDIKPALSMRTALLSRIPGVTPKTAPVLPALGEVPWREKLVSGFRIMLSQTPFHDPATEPLPDFADIWFERYRRGGDVAHWYGASDAAADRRGDA is encoded by the coding sequence ATGACGGCGCTGGAAGTACGCAGGATTCCGTTCGACTTCGGCGACGACCTGCCGTTCGTATGGAATCCGCGCAATGTCGCCTTCTCCACGTTCATGAACGTCGTGTCGGTGTACGCGGTGGCGTTCGAGAAGATGATCGTCGCCGCGGTCCGCGAGGCCATCCCGCTCATCGACGACGAGGGGGCGGCGCAGGAGGCCAAGGACTTTCTCCGGCAGGAGGCGCAGCATTCGGCGTGCCACCGTCGGCACCTCAAGGCGCTGGTGCGGCACTATCCGGGTCTGGAGCAGACCTTCGACGCCGTGATCGCCTCCTTCGACGAGATCACCGAGACCCGCTCGCTCGAGTACCGCCTGGCCTACATTGCCGACCTGGAGGCGACGTTCACCCCCTTCTTCAAACTGCTACTGGACAACGAGGACGTGCTGTTCCGCCCCGGTGACGACAGGGTGTCCTCACTTCTGTTGTGGCACTTCGTGGAAGAGGTGGAGCATCGCAGTTCGGCACTGGTCATCTATGGCGCCGTCGTCGACAGTGACTGGTACCGGGTGCGGGTGCTGCCGTCGGTGCTGCGGCATCTGCTGGCCGCCGCGCGGATCGTCGCCGACGGAATGAACGAACACGTACCCTTCGCCGAACGCGGGATGGACGCGCACGACATCAAACCGGCGCTGAGTATGCGGACCGCGCTGCTGTCGCGGATTCCCGGCGTCACGCCCAAGACCGCGCCGGTGCTCCCGGCGCTCGGCGAGGTGCCATGGCGGGAGAAACTCGTCAGCGGATTTCGGATCATGCTGAGCCAGACCCCGTTTCACGATCCGGCCACAGAGCCGCTGCCCGATTTCGCCGACATCTGGTTCGAACGCTACCGGCGCGGCGGCGACGTCGCGCACTGGTACGGCGCGTCCGACGCGGCGGCCGACCGCCGTGGGGATGCCTAG
- a CDS encoding TetR/AcrR family transcriptional regulator has protein sequence MTFETRGAPRRAAWGGRGQPEDPRSQIIEAAVRSLASHGLERISLTVIAREARVSRQTVYNYFSTKEEIVEIALERAVTDAGDRLVALARAAGTAGDFVVELCLSVVREFTANPAISPMITVLEQPDARRRLLAPEALAMARGYLEPVLEHRPDRAGDLDEMTETFLRFVVSLMTFEGPSGRSEDGLRGYLRRVLVPAMGLGDGADPYRPGVIDRA, from the coding sequence GTGACCTTTGAGACTCGCGGTGCGCCGCGGCGCGCCGCCTGGGGCGGCCGGGGACAGCCGGAGGATCCGCGTTCGCAGATCATCGAGGCCGCCGTTCGCTCGCTCGCCTCGCACGGTCTGGAACGGATCTCGCTGACCGTCATAGCGCGCGAGGCCAGGGTGTCACGGCAGACGGTGTACAACTACTTCTCCACCAAGGAGGAGATTGTCGAGATCGCACTGGAACGGGCGGTCACCGACGCAGGCGATCGTCTGGTCGCCCTGGCCCGCGCGGCCGGCACCGCCGGCGATTTCGTCGTCGAGTTGTGTCTGTCGGTGGTCCGCGAGTTCACCGCCAACCCCGCCATCTCCCCGATGATCACCGTCCTGGAACAGCCGGACGCCCGGCGCCGGCTGCTGGCGCCGGAGGCGCTGGCCATGGCGCGTGGCTACCTCGAGCCGGTGCTGGAACATCGCCCCGACCGTGCCGGCGACCTGGATGAGATGACCGAGACCTTTTTGCGTTTCGTGGTTTCGCTGATGACCTTCGAGGGCCCGTCGGGCCGCAGCGAGGACGGGCTGCGCGGATACCTACGCCGGGTGCTGGTCCCGGCCATGGGGCTCGGTGACGGGGCCGACCCTTATCGACCGGGTGTGATTGACCGAGCATGA
- the pip gene encoding prolyl aminopeptidase, translating into MRDFYPTIEPYDSGLLDVGDGQLMYWETSGSPEGKPVVFVHGGPGGGTGPDQRRFFNPDRYRIVLFDQRGCGQSRPHIADGADLSVNTTDHLIADMEALRAHLGIERWQVFGGSWGSTLGLAYAQTYPERVTELVLRGIFLLRRSEIDWYYNGGAANIYPDRWEEYLAPVPEAERDGDLVAAYHRLLTSDDRELARRAASAWTAWEQSTSHLLPQSDSGADGSRFDLAFATIENHYFTHGGFLTDGQLLADIDRISHIPGVIVQGRYDVVCPARSAWDLHRAWPAAQLYIVDDAGHASYEPGIKHQLIEATDRFADR; encoded by the coding sequence ATGCGCGACTTCTACCCTACGATCGAACCCTACGACTCCGGGCTCCTCGATGTCGGCGATGGTCAGCTCATGTACTGGGAGACCTCGGGATCGCCCGAGGGCAAACCGGTCGTCTTCGTGCACGGCGGGCCGGGCGGCGGCACGGGCCCCGACCAGCGCCGCTTCTTCAACCCCGACCGGTACCGGATAGTGCTGTTCGATCAACGCGGCTGCGGACAGTCCCGTCCACACATCGCCGACGGGGCCGATCTGTCGGTCAACACCACCGACCACCTGATCGCCGATATGGAAGCCCTGCGTGCGCATCTGGGCATCGAACGGTGGCAGGTGTTCGGCGGGTCATGGGGTTCGACGCTGGGGCTGGCCTATGCCCAGACATATCCCGAACGGGTCACCGAACTGGTGTTGCGCGGCATTTTCCTGCTGCGCCGCAGCGAGATCGACTGGTACTACAACGGCGGCGCCGCCAACATCTACCCCGACCGGTGGGAGGAGTACCTGGCGCCCGTCCCGGAGGCCGAACGCGACGGCGACCTGGTGGCCGCCTATCACCGGCTGCTGACCTCCGACGACCGCGAGCTGGCGCGGCGGGCGGCGTCGGCGTGGACGGCATGGGAGCAGTCAACCAGTCACCTTCTCCCCCAATCTGATTCCGGCGCCGATGGGTCCCGGTTCGATCTCGCGTTCGCGACCATCGAGAACCACTACTTCACCCACGGCGGATTCCTCACCGACGGACAGCTGCTGGCCGACATCGACCGCATCAGCCACATCCCCGGCGTCATCGTGCAGGGCCGCTACGACGTGGTGTGCCCGGCGCGCAGCGCGTGGGATCTGCACCGGGCGTGGCCGGCGGCGCAACTGTACATCGTCGACGACGCCGGGCACGCCTCCTACGAACCAGGCATCAAACACCAGCTCATCGAGGCCACCGACCGGTTCGCCGACCGCTGA
- a CDS encoding CYTH and CHAD domain-containing protein — protein MAASEQIEVELKFDVDASTDAPDLRVLPGVVGAREPETFQLDATYFDTENLDLASNKITMRRRTGGHDSGWHLKRPTAIAGARRELQVGFDEAPDEVTPPTALTDPVRVLIRSRPLIPVAVISTQRTVTTLLGAGDEPIAELAADLVTAQSLLPGGHSSQWAEWEFELLGDTGNNRLLKAASRMLTRAGGREPSSASKLARAIGATPAVSNTVPGLGKNPTALDLVLTDLATHRNALLAWDPQVRVDAYDAVHQMRVSSRRLRSVLTGFKGVLDDEKTTHLDGELRLLARILGDARDSEVQIDIDISLLEGEDVSDALRAALVGQEEIGHERALRVAHAAMNSDRYFALLDDIDELIADPPTGPLAEATAEAAADKSIGRSRKRIRQEQNRLAALPEGSDEWLEQLHVVRKKAKRLRYRVDAVAPLGKKHHHRAGKVAKVIQTALGDVNDALINRQRIAELVAQAQSGELRLEPRDLFVLGRVDTRQAAAMQRAIGTYSSVLKDL, from the coding sequence GTGGCAGCATCCGAACAGATCGAAGTCGAACTCAAGTTTGATGTGGACGCGAGTACCGACGCCCCCGACCTCCGAGTCCTGCCGGGTGTGGTCGGCGCCCGCGAACCCGAGACCTTCCAGCTCGACGCCACCTACTTCGACACCGAGAACCTCGACCTGGCGAGCAACAAGATCACCATGCGGCGACGCACCGGCGGCCACGATTCGGGTTGGCATCTCAAGCGTCCCACCGCGATCGCCGGAGCCCGCCGCGAACTCCAGGTCGGCTTCGACGAGGCTCCCGACGAGGTGACCCCACCCACCGCGCTCACCGATCCGGTGCGTGTGCTCATCCGCAGCCGACCGCTGATCCCGGTGGCCGTGATCTCCACACAGCGCACCGTCACCACGCTGCTCGGTGCGGGCGACGAGCCGATCGCCGAACTCGCCGCCGATCTGGTCACCGCCCAGTCGCTGCTTCCCGGCGGGCACAGCAGCCAGTGGGCGGAGTGGGAGTTCGAGTTGCTCGGCGACACCGGGAACAATCGTCTCCTCAAGGCCGCGTCGCGGATGCTGACCCGCGCCGGTGGCCGCGAGCCGTCGAGCGCCTCGAAGCTGGCCCGGGCCATCGGCGCCACCCCGGCGGTGTCCAACACGGTGCCCGGACTCGGAAAGAACCCGACCGCACTGGACCTGGTGCTCACCGACCTGGCAACCCACCGCAACGCGCTCCTCGCGTGGGACCCGCAGGTGCGGGTCGACGCCTACGACGCGGTACACCAGATGCGGGTGTCCTCGCGGCGGCTGCGCAGTGTGCTCACCGGATTCAAGGGTGTGCTCGACGACGAGAAGACCACCCACCTCGACGGCGAACTCCGGTTGCTGGCCCGCATTCTCGGCGACGCCCGCGACAGCGAGGTGCAGATCGACATCGACATCTCACTGCTGGAGGGTGAGGACGTGTCCGACGCGCTGCGGGCGGCACTGGTCGGTCAGGAGGAGATCGGTCACGAGCGGGCCCTGCGCGTGGCGCACGCGGCGATGAACTCCGACCGCTATTTCGCATTGCTCGACGACATCGACGAACTGATCGCCGATCCGCCCACCGGCCCGCTCGCCGAGGCGACCGCCGAGGCGGCCGCCGACAAGTCGATCGGCCGCAGCCGCAAGCGGATCCGGCAGGAACAGAACCGGCTGGCCGCCCTGCCCGAAGGCTCGGACGAGTGGCTCGAACAGTTGCATGTGGTGCGCAAGAAGGCCAAACGGCTGCGCTACCGGGTCGACGCGGTCGCACCGCTGGGCAAGAAGCACCATCATCGGGCGGGCAAGGTGGCCAAGGTGATCCAGACGGCGCTCGGCGATGTCAACGACGCGCTCATCAACCGGCAGCGCATCGCCGAGTTGGTGGCCCAGGCCCAGTCGGGCGAACTCCGGCTCGAGCCGAGGGATCTGTTCGTTCTCGGCCGCGTCGACACCCGGCAGGCCGCGGCGATGCAGCGCGCCATCGGCACCTACAGCTCGGTCCTCAAGGATTTGTGA
- a CDS encoding RNB domain-containing ribonuclease — MHRRFWAPDIDFDAIRTELGVVEDYGDDALAEARGAVDRHAGEREDRTDLPVVTIDPPTSMDLDQAVHIARDGDDFVIDYAIADVAALIEPEGALDAESRRRGTTVYFPDGSVPLHPRDLSEGAGSLLPEQIRPCVLWTIRVSAAGEPVQVRVRRATVRSVAKLTYAGVYADACAGRLHPSIAALPDFGELRARVALDRGAVDLNLPDQEVVRGDGGWSVQLAPRTPADGWNSQLSLLTGMCAGRIMADAGAGLLRTLPPGTPEAVGTLRATAAALGVPWPDGHSPGRFLAGLAADEPSTPALMNAATSLMRGADYLVLGRSADGVLIDAIRDEPVTDEDTRHAAIAGQYAHVTAPLRRLGDRFATEVCLSVTAGKPVPDWVDRALPSLPKALRSADSLNSAADRASVDLAESIVLEGLIGQRFSAVTIRAANGKRPAEVYIDTPAVIAPCDGEPEPGRRLDVELSAADPVRRQVRLRPVTNP, encoded by the coding sequence ATGCATCGTCGTTTCTGGGCACCCGACATCGACTTCGACGCCATCCGCACCGAACTCGGGGTGGTCGAGGACTACGGCGACGACGCGCTCGCCGAGGCGCGGGGCGCCGTCGACCGGCATGCGGGGGAGCGTGAGGACCGCACCGATCTGCCGGTGGTGACCATCGACCCGCCGACGTCGATGGACCTCGACCAGGCCGTGCACATCGCCCGGGACGGCGATGACTTCGTCATCGACTACGCCATCGCCGATGTCGCCGCGCTCATCGAACCAGAAGGCGCGCTCGATGCGGAAAGCAGGCGGCGCGGCACCACCGTGTACTTTCCGGACGGATCGGTTCCGCTGCATCCGCGGGACCTGTCCGAAGGCGCCGGATCGCTGCTCCCCGAGCAGATCCGGCCGTGTGTGCTGTGGACCATCCGGGTGTCGGCGGCGGGGGAGCCGGTGCAGGTGCGGGTGCGCCGCGCCACGGTGCGGTCGGTGGCCAAGCTCACCTACGCCGGTGTGTACGCCGACGCCTGCGCCGGGCGGCTGCACCCGTCGATCGCGGCGTTACCCGACTTCGGCGAACTCCGCGCCCGGGTGGCACTCGACCGCGGGGCCGTCGACCTCAACCTGCCCGACCAGGAGGTGGTGCGCGGGGACGGCGGCTGGTCGGTGCAGCTGGCCCCGCGTACCCCCGCCGACGGCTGGAACTCGCAGTTGTCGCTGCTCACGGGAATGTGTGCGGGAAGGATCATGGCCGATGCCGGCGCCGGGCTGCTGCGCACCCTGCCTCCGGGCACACCGGAGGCGGTCGGCACGCTCCGGGCCACCGCGGCGGCGCTCGGTGTGCCCTGGCCGGACGGCCACTCGCCCGGCCGGTTCCTCGCCGGCCTGGCCGCCGACGAGCCGTCGACGCCGGCGCTGATGAACGCGGCGACCTCACTGATGCGGGGTGCGGACTATCTGGTGCTCGGCCGCAGCGCCGACGGTGTGCTGATCGACGCGATACGTGACGAGCCGGTCACCGACGAGGACACCCGGCACGCGGCGATCGCCGGACAGTACGCACACGTCACCGCCCCGCTGCGCCGTCTCGGCGACAGGTTCGCCACCGAGGTGTGTCTGTCGGTGACCGCGGGAAAACCGGTGCCGGATTGGGTGGATCGCGCGCTGCCGTCGCTGCCGAAGGCGTTGCGGTCCGCGGACTCGCTGAATTCGGCGGCGGACCGGGCCAGTGTCGACCTGGCCGAGTCGATAGTTCTGGAAGGCCTGATCGGGCAACGCTTCTCGGCGGTCACCATCCGGGCGGCGAACGGAAAGAGGCCGGCCGAGGTGTACATCGACACCCCGGCCGTCATCGCGCCGTGCGACGGCGAACCCGAGCCCGGCCGCCGCCTGGACGTCGAACTGTCGGCGGCTGACCCGGTGCGGCGTCAGGTGCGGTTGCGTCCCGTCACAAATCCTTGA
- a CDS encoding AraC family transcriptional regulator: MSEAQRFSGDYFDFGASAVVYRGTFTPTAPHRHYAIQLIDCPQGIDLHRGEDALTGVTGVVIGSGVPHQLLSYGRATVTYVAPHTAAGRRIGEWIERHDDPRAGERPALGAARSVDVAADSVADEMVLWIGRRISDSPTTALQLSEVAAEFHRSAPSVRRMLATGLGVSYSQIVQWERLRLAIDLIAAGSGCTDAATGAGFYDGPHFSRVCKAMLGIAPRLIELRHVRPAPFAIRAWDDLPDPRIGRIDGRGH, from the coding sequence ATGTCCGAGGCACAGCGCTTCAGCGGCGACTACTTCGACTTCGGTGCGAGCGCCGTGGTCTATCGCGGCACCTTCACGCCGACCGCGCCCCATCGGCACTACGCCATCCAGTTGATCGACTGCCCGCAGGGGATCGACCTGCATCGGGGTGAGGACGCGCTGACCGGGGTGACAGGTGTCGTGATCGGCTCCGGTGTGCCGCACCAATTGCTCTCGTACGGCCGTGCGACGGTCACCTACGTCGCACCGCACACCGCCGCCGGGCGCCGGATCGGCGAATGGATCGAGCGCCACGACGATCCTCGTGCCGGAGAGCGCCCGGCGCTCGGCGCGGCGCGGTCGGTGGACGTCGCCGCCGATTCGGTGGCCGACGAGATGGTGCTGTGGATCGGGCGGCGCATCAGTGACAGCCCGACCACAGCGCTGCAACTGTCCGAGGTCGCCGCGGAATTCCACCGGTCGGCGCCCTCGGTGCGCCGTATGCTGGCCACCGGCCTGGGCGTGAGCTATTCCCAGATCGTGCAGTGGGAACGACTGCGGCTGGCGATAGATCTCATCGCGGCGGGCAGCGGATGCACCGACGCCGCCACGGGCGCCGGGTTCTACGACGGTCCGCATTTCAGCCGGGTCTGCAAGGCGATGCTCGGCATCGCGCCGAGGTTGATCGAACTGCGTCACGTCCGGCCGGCGCCTTTTGCCATCCGGGCCTGGGACGACCTGCCCGATCCGCGGATCGGCCGGATCGACGGCCGGGGGCACTAA